In a single window of the Pseudomonadota bacterium genome:
- a CDS encoding PilZ domain-containing protein: MREHVRVRRSFSVKYRMPWSNRWQTASTRDVSASGLSFILPKGLCMAGLPVEIEVDSPVASFRSKARVARTRRTPQGKEIGIAFGAVNAEAKQKLERYLYLAHRAS, translated from the coding sequence ATGAGAGAGCACGTTCGCGTCCGCCGTTCCTTTTCGGTGAAGTACCGCATGCCGTGGTCGAACCGCTGGCAGACCGCCAGCACCCGCGATGTAAGCGCGAGCGGCCTCTCGTTCATCCTTCCCAAGGGCCTCTGCATGGCGGGCCTCCCGGTCGAGATCGAGGTCGATTCGCCCGTGGCCTCGTTCCGCTCGAAGGCTCGCGTGGCACGCACCCGTCGCACCCCACAGGGCAAGGAGATCGGCATCGCGTTCGGCGCGGTGAACGCCGAAGCGAAGCAGAAGCTCGAGCGCTACCTCTACCTGGCCCATCGCGCGAGCTGA